The Fulvia fulva chromosome 11, complete sequence genome segment ACTGAATGGCGCAATGCCAGGAAACGCGAAGCAGACTCAATGCGCTTGCAACGATGACCTGATCGCAATGCTTAGCTCGAGCAAGAAGAGCGAAGGCGTCACTTCCTACTGGTGTGCTGCAGGAAATGCCACTGTCTCGGTCAACAATCCAACAGCCACTCTGCCGCCTATCACATCGTGCAGCCCGCTGGGTGGTGCCATGCCAGGAAATCCAGACAAGACCCAGTGTGCATGCAACGATGGTCTGATCGCAATGCTGAGATCAAGCACGAAGAGTGAGGGCGCCACTTCCTACTGGTGCGGTGCGGGAGACATCACTGTCTCGGTCGATACTCCCACAGCAACTCTGCCGCCTGTCACATCGTGCAGCCCGCTGGGTGGTGCCATGCCAGGAAATTCAGACAAGACCCAGTGCGCCTGCAACAATGGTCTGATAGCAATGCTGAGCTCAAGCACGAAGAGTGACGGCGCCACTTCTTATTGGTGCGGTGCGGGAACTGCTACTGTCTCGGTCGATAAACCAACCCCGAACGCCGCTGGAGCCTCTGCGATAGCTGGCATCTTGGGCGGACTCAAGCCAACATCGAAGCCCACGCCGTCCGGAGTCACGATCACAGTCTTGTCGACCGTGCTAGCTTCGACTACAGTGACTCCAGAGAGGAAAACGTCAACAACAACCGTCCAGCCACCTCCGCCTGCCAAGCCTACGAGAAGATTCATCAGCGGTAAGTGCCACATTCATCTCACGAGAAGAATCGCGAAGAAACAGTGGCCCCGAGGACCGGATGTCGAACTCTCCTACCGAGTCTACGACGGTTCCGGGGAGCTGAAAGCCGCCAATGATGATCACGGCCAGTTTGATACTCAGTTCATCATCTGGGCAAAGGACACAGGGCTGGACGACAACATCTTGTACCAGATGGGGCAAAAGAATGGGGCATGTCTTTCATTCAATGATGTCGTTGATCACTGGGACGTTCTGTGCCAGTACCAAAACTTCTGGTACGGGTTCGATAATCATTGGAGACTGCCAGATCGTGAGCACAAGCCCATCGACCCTTTGGATATCATAGCTGATCCTCTGGGTGATACTGTGGAGAGTATCAGGTTTCCCGGTTTGCCGTACTGTGATGTCGGCGGCTGGGATGAGGACCCTGATCCACATACCCAGGACATGGACTGCTATTTTGAGTGCTGATGGGCGCGCTAGAGTAGTGGAGCTGACGAGACTATGATTTGGGCGTTGTGTAATACTAGACATGAACTGGCAATGCTGTAGTACAGCTCGGAGGGTAATTTTGGGCGTTCTATACCAGTAGCCATGATATACCATGGTTCATAGACCAGCATAGACATGAAAAGTGTTGCTTGAATGTGTGCGTTTCTCATCCCCTAGTGCGTGATAAGAGCCTGAAAAGAGGTCACTGCCAGGCGCAATACCACAGAAATGGAGAAGTTTCACAAAGCAGTGATGCTCTGGGTCGAAGGTGTGTTACTGCTGTCAGGGGCTGGGAAGCACCATGACTTGGTGCCTCTCACATTCCGCCTAAGACTTGTGCCACAACATGTTTCAGGAACCGCAGAATGGCCGACGCGGTACCCAACGTCATCAGAATAAATGTCCCGTGCAGAATAGTAGTGCTCTCGCGGGTTCAAGGCACCTTATTGCGCCGAAGGCGCGTGTTAACATAGGCGAAGCTGCACTGGAAAGCTAGCGCTAATTGGCTGCTTCTATAGGGTGTGGAGACTGCGCTCCGAGCTTACGAGGACTGCAGTtgctatactatatagaagTAGCTATCTACCGCGCAGCACTCTCGCGACGTACAAGCCTACGAATACTCGAGCGGAGGTCGCTAAGCCCAGCGGAGCGGCATAAACACGTCGCGCAGCCCGCCCGGCAAGGGCAAAGGGGGGTCTAGGGGGTCTCCCCCGGAAACAAAGACACGGATCTAAACAACAGCGATAGAGGTAGTCGGTACTAGTAACAGGAAACAGATAGCGCTCGAGCCGGATAGACGAGTATAACCTCTAGCAGTAGAACACGAAACAAAGCAGATAGCTttttatatataatatagccGTTAACGACATGTAGATTGAAGAGATTCGGCGCTTACGAGGACTGGCTCCGCCGCCTCGCAACACATTTTTGCTATTATGGGACTGCGAAGCGCCGCCCCTATCGTCTTTCACACTGCGTGGAAAACCACTCACATGATGCGACGTGATGGTTTGAGATGACTGACGCGACACGCAATGCCACAGAGATAGACAATCGGTGCCAAGCAGTAGAGCGCTAGCGGGTGGCAGGCACATTGTCGTCGTCAGGGGCATGGGAGGCGTCAGCAGGTGCTATCTTTCAGATCGCGCATCATATGACTTTTACGTTGTGTCCCAAATGACTTACCTGGCGCTTGATATCCCTGTGAGACAGAAGCTGTGCAAGGCATTATTGCGCCAGTGGGTCAGAGGTAGTGTCTTTGCGTCTGAGGGAAGCGAAGCGCTTATCCTTCCGAGCGCAGGCTCCTTTCAAATCAAGCTTGAGGATGTAGTCAGAAGGCGTCGCAAGAAACCTTGAGGTGCCTGTTGCGGCTCGTAGTACCAACAAATGAAAGCCCTTGTGCAAGGGAACATGACCGCGGCGGATCAGATTGTATCGCGGCAGCGTTGAGGGAACGCGAAGCGCTTTCTTCGAGGATCTAGTCTTCTTTCACGCCAGCTGTAACATCGTAACTGTCATGATATGGGGATTGTCGTCGCGGCGCTTGCTATCACAAGAATAGCCAAGCCAAGCAAGACAGTCCTGCTTCGAGATATCGTGATAATTGTGACATTCTCAGAGGGACATGAAGCGCTCTGATCTACGAACGTCCAGACTTTCACATTGGGCGGCACATGCCGTGTGACCAAATCGCGATGAAGCGACACCCGCGACGCATACAGACATGTGGCAACCTCTCGTCCCAAAGCGCCCCAAGCATCGCACGGCTCTGCCGCTCTGGACGAGCCGCGCGAGGCAGTCGAACTGCAGCGGGTGGGAGCCACCACAGTCGCCTCCAGAGTACAGTCAGCGCCCTACTCCATGACACGAGTACCCTTTCACTGTGACCAAGAGATTCGAAGAAAGTTGAAAAGATCGACACCACCATGTTCCCAACTGGACCTCGTCGTAGGGACTGACGTGGCGCTTGCGTCCACAACACAACACACTGCACGCTGATCAGCGGCACTTTAGATGGTCGGACGATCATAACAGAATCTAGAGTCTACGAAGCGCTCTTTCCAACTTAAATGACGTCTTCAAGATCCTACTTCCGATGTGACTGGGCAGAAGCATGACAGGGAGAGGACTGAGCTTCCATGACTCTCGGATGATGTGACAGAGTCGTAGACGATGACGCGGCTCGGCTTCCTCCAGACATGGCGAACTGCACAAAGCAAACACGTTCTGGCGAATCAAAGTAGCCGCCATGGCCTCTGAGACATAGCTCGCGCTTGCCTCTTTGTCTTTTGTGTATGTGTGGACGTCTGTGTTACCGTTGATTGTATCGCGGGTGTGCGAGAGCGATGGCGTTTAAGACATGACATCTTAGAACTGAAAAACCCAGTCATTGTCAAGGAACTTTGATCATATGTTATCCTGGGCTCAAGCGCTAATCATCAAATACAGAATCCAACTTTTTGACATCCTGAACTGTTCATCAGGGCTTCTCCTTCTCCCTAGTCTTCTCCGAACTCGTCCGTGAGCTCGGCGTACTAGCACTAAACGTCCTCGTCGTGGCCGCGCTTTGCATTGACGAGATTGGGCTTCGTCTTCTCTTGCCTCTCGGCCGCACAGGTGCACCCTCCCATGCTGTAGTCGCAGGTAATGTCTCACTCTTCATGACCAAGGACAGACTGCCCAGCTGTGCATCGTCGGACACTGTACTACCCGGCAAGCAAATCGAGTATGGTTTGAGACAAGCCCTGTTGCCAAGGTGAACGCGGCCGATCTTCATGATCCTATCCTCGAAGAGATGTGTTTGTGCGCCACAGGACTTGTTGACCATTGCCTCATCACCAATTGTGACACAGTCGTACTCCGTAATGTCAGGATGAAGCAGCGTAGCGCGCTTGCCAATCTTGACACCAAAGAGCCGGAAGCACATCGCCAGATAAGGAGTGCCGACCAGGAAGTTCGTCAACATAGCCATGGTGATCGTCTCATAAGTACTAGTGACAGCCTCACTCAGCCACACATCGAGAGACCAGAGCGGCCACTCCACCGGCTTGTACTTTCCGATGAGAATCCACTTCAACGCCACAGTGAAGAATAGCGCCGGGAGAGCAAACATGAACATATAAAATAATGGGAGCATCAAGAGTGTGTGAACAGCGCCAATACCGCTGTAGCCGAGGTAGGCGATCTGGAGGGAGAAACCGAGGCCGAAGACGATGAGGGCGCGAGGTAGGACGATGCGGAGACCTTCGATGGTGAGACGAGCTGCGATACGGGCCTTTGAGGGCCGGAAGAGGAGGTGGTCGGCGTGGCCTTCGATTCGCTGGCGGGCGGGCATGAATACTGGAGGAGATCCGAAGCAGGACGTGTTGGTGGGCAGTGGCTTGTCCAGAGGTGGTGCGATGGACAGGACACCCACCAAGGTGCCTGAAGCGAGTGTCGTGCCTTGTGGAATTAGGGAGACGTTCCCAGCAAACGCCCGCTTCTCGAGCGTCGTCTTCTTCAGCTTCAGCTCGTTGCCGCGTACGTCGTTGTCGCCCATCAGGACGGCATCAGCAACAAAGGATTCATCTCCAATCTCCAGCAGTTCGAAGCTTAGACCGCGAGCAGTAGAGATCTCAGCTCTCTTGCCAATCTTGACACCAAGTACCCTTAGGAAAGGGACAATGTACAGCGTGGCGAAAACAGGGTGGAGGACACCAAGTGCAAGATCGAAGACTCTGTCCAGGAACCACTTTCGCAAGTACCAGCTAGAGTAGATTTTGTATTTTCCTTCCTTGAGTTTGCCGAGGAATAGTCTCCGGAGGACGATGAACTGGATGAAGACGAGACACTGATATGCAAGCGCGATGGGCATCGCAAGCACTGCGACTTGTCCCCAGTTGCTGATGTCTCGGAAGTCAACGGCATCGAACAGGAATAGACCTGGAATCTGCGGCACAAGGAAGAGGAGTGGTATGATAAACACAGCCAGGAAGAAGTTGCCCGTAGCCATGGCCATAGCTCGTGGCAGCGATGGTCGAGTCTTTGGTCCAAGTGCTGCTTCGTCGTCCTTCAAATGTCGCTCGAACTGGGCAGGAGATCCGTGCCAGCGTTGCCAGCTTGGGATGTGCATACCATCGGCGACCATGGAAAGTGGCCCAATATCAGCTGCTTCATCGACAACGGCACCGCCTTCAACCACAGTGTTGGACCCAATCTTGGCGTCATTGTGAATGACGACCTTCTTCAAGATGAGTCTGCCTCGCTCGACCACGCTGACGGCCATCCAGACATCTGCACCTACCACAACATCGTCACCAATTTCGAGAAGGTCTGCAGCTGCGCCAACACCCATGGCGCCGAGGTGACAGAACTTCCCGACCTTGGCGCCGATGGCTCGGAGGAATATCGGGTACAGTGCAGAGTCGGCGATAAGCTTCGGGTTTGCCAGGCCAACCAAGCGCTCTGCTGTCCACCAGCGGAAATAGTAAACGCCATAAAGAGGATACTCTCCTTCTTTTGCTTTGCCGAGAACCAGCCACTTTCCTACGACCGCCAAGATCGACAAGACCACAGGGAGTACCACGAAGACAGCGTAGGCGCCAAGAATGGCATAGCCAAAGTTCCGGCCTCTGATCAGCACGTCAGCCAAAAGATATGGCACTAAGATGTCGATGGATGCGATGAAGAAAAGGAAGAGCAGTGGAATGATCTGCGCAATACCACAGAGGATGAACTTCGTCGGCGACACAGGCCAGCACTCTCCAGTCTGCGGACCGGCGTCTTGACAATCAGAGCCGAAGACGGTGCTGCTTCTGTCGTCATCGTCTGGCAAGGTGTAGCGAGCGGCGATGTTGGCTGGAGTGCGCCCTTCGTAGATGTCCGGAAGGCCTATCGATGCAAATGGCATGAAGTCTTCTTCTGACTTCGCTTGCCGCAGACGCGATACCAGCACGGCAGCTGTGAGTGAGTGGCCGCCCAAGTCGTCGAAAAAGTCGGCGTCGACTTTGATGTGGCCTGCTTGCGGGAAGACGGCAGCCAATGTCTTCATGAGAACTCTAAGCGGACAGGTCTCCGGGATGTCCACATCCACTTCGGTCGAAGCATCGCTGCTGGCTTGCCTGCGCGCAAGGGCTTCTGCTGCTTTGTGCACCGAGACATCGTGCAGCGCCTTGGCATTGATTTTGCCGCTAGGAAGTCTAGGCATCTCGTTGGCTTCGAGGTAGTAGACTTCCTCTGGACGCATGTAGGCAGGAAGATGCTGTGCAGCCAACTGGTGTATCGATGCGACGTCTTCTTCGGCTCCCGGTCGAATCACCACGAATGCTTCCAGCCGAGCTGTGTCTGTGTTGGGGTTGGCCAAAATCACTGCGGCAGCTTGTACGTCTGCATAGCTGCTGAGTCGAGACTCAATTTCGCCGAGCTCGATTCGAAATCCGCGGTGCTTTACTTGAGTGTCGATGCGGCCGAGGAATGCAATCTTAAGGTCGGCTTGTAATCTGACTCTATCGCCGGTGCGATACAGCTTTTGTGAGGTGTTTGGTGCCAGAGGGTGATCCATGAATTTTTGCGCTGTAAGGTCTGCCCGTCCCACATAGCCAAGACCGACACATGGTCCACCGATGGCAAGCTCGCCTTCTGTGCCCTCCTGGAGTTCGAGAGGCACTGAGCTGGCCAAAGGCTGTCCATCTTCTGGTATGGGTAGGATACAGGCATGGTATGAAGGTAGCGGTCGACCGATGGTCACTGCTACATCTGGCACAAGCTCATCCCACGTGGCAGTGACGGTTGTCTCCGTGGGTCCATATGTGTTGACGATTCGAAGGCCAGGCCGTGCAAGGCGCTTGACTAGCGAGGGTGGACAAGCTTCACCGCCCAGGTTGATGAGCCTTATACACGTTGGCAGGAGGTAAGCATCGGTGTCGATCTGCGAGATGCCCATGATGCCAATAAGAGTTGGCACCGCGTTTACAAGGGTGACACCACGTGCATCCCAGACGGATGGGAGACCACCAACATCTCTGCATTCTTCTCTAGTACCAATAGCGAGATGCCCGCCGCCAGCGATCGTGACTCACATTTCCTCAACGAACATGTCGAAGGCGGGACTAAAGCCATTCCATACGATATCGTTCGCGCTGGTACCCAGAACTTCTCTCTCACTTAGTGAGAACATTAATGCCGCGGAGTGAGGTATTGCAATTCCTTTGGGTGTGCCGGTCGTACCACTGCACATCAATGTTAGTCATGCTCCGATACCTCGATTGCTGGGAGTTGGCTGAAGTGAAGCATACATCGGGCTGGGAAGAACCCGGTAGATTTTCACACTCACCTGGTGTAAATCAGATAGGCTGCATCTCGTGGACCTGGACCAGCAGGTCTTGACGGTGCTGCAGCAATTTCCGTCTGTGCTAGAAGATCCATGATTTTGCGTACCTGCAACGGCGACTTGCCAGCAGCATTAGTGCTAGTTGTGACACGCTGCTCGACATCGTGTGCCCTCTCCAGATGGTCTGCGTCACAAAGAATGACAGATGTACCAGCATCGAGAATGCAGACCACCGCACGATCTATTGGGACGTCCGGGTCGAAGGGCAGCCATGTGGCACCTGAGTATGTTGTGGCCAGAATGGAAAGGATCAGCTCCAGTCCCTTCTCCAGCCATATGGCGACCACAGGCTTTGAGTTGCTGCTTGCATCGTTGTTTGGGAAAAGTCGGACTAGCTGTGCAGCCAACGATGCTGCAACAGCATCTGCCTCAGCGTATGTTACACGCTTCAGTGAATGTCCGGTCTGGCAAGAGAAGGCAACATCGTTCGGTCGTTCTCTCGCTCGGTGTTCGAAAAGCCGTGAAAGTGTCGATACCGTTGATGGTGGTAGAGGTGCTGTGTCCAAGGGCGCTATGCCAGTGAGTATCGTCGAGTCACTCATAGAGAGCTCGGCGGAGAGACCAGTCGACACCATTGGGTCTCTTTACGAGAGGTGCTGGGAGACGGTGTCGAGAGTGAGGTCGGCTTAAAACTGCTCCAGACGGGAATCATGACGAAAAACCTAAACAGAGATGTTCGACTCTATGTGGCGCATTACGTGTCCCCGGAAGTGTCACAAAACGAACATCGGTCCCTGGCCTGGCCAAAACGTGTCGCCAGTGGCGCTCAGGGCGCTATTACTGGACTTACTTCGTCATGTTGGTCCCCGTTGAACCATAGGGGTGCGCCCAGGCCTATCCTCTTTGCCAATGCCCGCAGCGAGAGTGTCGCCATGCAATATGCATGGTGCAATGGGCGATGTTGGTCGTCTGCAGGACAACCATCTGCGAATATGCTGTGATCGTCAAGCGGTTAGCAGGAGTCAGAGAGGATTGGTGCATACGGTAATGTACAACACAAAATTGAGGTCGTACATTCCGAGCTGAGGTGGGTGGACGCGTATGCTTCGCGGCTTCCTTAAGCTAATAAGCTCGTACAGCGACCCAGCGTGTTTGTACACGTGCACGCTCCTGGGACCCCGCGAAAACAGGGGCGTGATTCGGCCAGGATGGCGATTGTACCTGGCGCAGGCGGACGTTCAATTTAAAGTTAAGGTGAAAATAGAGTTGAGCTTGGCAAAGTCTTGGTTGAATAGGTCAAACCTTGCCTGCCGGGACAACAAGCGGTTCCGGCTGTGCTGACAAAAAGTCTGCCATTCGCTGGTCCAAGTGCCGGTCTGCCGCAGTAATGTTGTTCTTTCTTAAGGCCAGGCGTCAGCCTCAGAAGTCTCTTGAGGAGTGGCCTCTCGCTCTCCAGTGCCATGGCCTTGTGCGCAGCTTCCAGCTTGTTGGCGTGATCGCAAACTGTCCGCAGAAATGCCCGTTACATGTCTAGACTGGCAGTGGTGCCGCAAGCTTGGTCATGATGCCGAGCGTCGGCCTGCAGTGACTATGCACTCTTGAGAAGGCTTGTTACTGATGTGTTGGAGCGCATCCCACCGGAACGACTTGCCAAGGGCCTCCAAGACTGCACAATGTCAGAGATTAGCATAACATTCGATTGTATCGAGATCGAGTCAAGCAGCGCGTGGAAAACTCTGATGCCCAGTATTGACAAACAACATCGCGTTGTTCTAAATCGAGAATCTGACGACGTCTTGGTATGATGCGGTGGAGAGGACGGGATGATCGCATGCAGAATATCCAGCGCAGTGGTCTGCGGCGGTTCCAGAAAGGCGCCGACGTGCCATGAGCAGTGCGGCAGGAATGGCAGTGATTCCCGTCGGCCCACGAAGAGAAGTTATGTCGGCGGGTATGCATTATCGCGCTCCGCATAGCTGCGACTCTCACCCGCAAACGCAGATGCTAGCAGCATGCGGGTCAGAGATGTGTTGTCTTGGTGCGGCGCATGGGGCCGGCTGGTCAGAGCGGTGAATTGAGCTGAGTCGAGCTGACGGCTCGTGGCCGCATTCTCGCAGTGCTTCTGGAACCGTGGCACTGGGCACTGGGTACACGTGGACGACTGAAGTCTGCTGGTCCGTTTCGATGAATGCTCCTTGACCCAGCATGACGGTAACGTTGTTCTTGTTGCAAAAGACGAGTTTGGCGCTTCACAAATTACCTAATAATAGGGCGGCTGATCGACTCCGGGATCTGCATCCGAAGCCCTAGTCTGCTTTCGAAACGGCTGCACTGGCTCTATGCCGACACTTGGCTGATGATCTTGCTCTTCTTCATCCATCGTTCCATCATCACCACATCCGATCCATCGCCATCCATCGCCACGAGTCTCTTGGCAAGGCGTGGCCAAGACGGCACGATCTGCTGCGTGCGACAGTTTCATCAGCGAAAGTGTCGAGCTTCTCGTTCGTATCCGACCGTCCCACACGAGATTTGACCATCATCAGCACAGCCCGACAACGTTGCTGGACGAGAACAGGACTGACATGCTCGACACGACCCGTCGCTTCATCAGACATTGAGCGAAAAGCCAAGCCTCGAGCAATGCCTTGATGCGAGCAAGCTGCATTTGATGAGAAAAGACGTACGGTAACGACAAACCATGTCATAACACGTATGGGCGTCATCACCTCGAACCTGCGTTGAGCCAAGTCGGGTGGGCACTATTGGAAGTCGAATGAGTGCATTATTAATGATGGACGTGATGTCGCGACGAAGCCGCCGAGACTGTTCGTAGGACAAGCTCAGCATCCGCATCCGCAAATGCAGCTGAGAAGAAGACTGTACCGCCAAGCACCCGCAATCGTCGAGTGCGATCGTCAGCGGAGACGGGACAAGATCAGGCCACACACGGTCCGTCTCAGGCAGCCACTTGCAACATTTAGCATCTGCTAGAGGTTTATTCTCCTTGGAAATGTCGATGCCGCTCTTCCTCCACGATATGGAAGCGATGTTGAGCGATGCCGTCACCATCCGAAACAGCCCAAGGTTTGGTGTTACCGTAATACCGATCACGCTTGCCGTGACGAACATGAGGTGACGAACATGAGTCGATCGCAAAGCGCTTGGCCGGGAATATGCTCTTCCAGACGGACGTCAAAGCTGGAGGCTGACGGAGCGTGCATCCAAGATTACTTGCAGCACGGCAGCGGACACAGTCAGACCCATGAAGTCGAAGCTGTACGTTGAAGAGTCGCACGTAGTCACGATTACCTCAGGGCTTCACTCCCAAGCGAGAGGCCGGTGTGGTTGAGCAGTGGCCAAGGAATGATTACCGGCGCTGCCCATCGCTCGCAGTGTCGATGGACGACAAGATTGCTCGTCCTTGAACGATGTGTGCTAGCACAGTCTGGCATCGCCCTCGCATGGCAATCAGAGTCAAGACAACCTGTCTCTCATCTAGATTGTGGAACAAGAGGCAAACGAGCAATGTTTGCATGCTCGAGAGGAGCCTTCCTAAAGGCATGAGAGCCCTTGGACCTGGGATTTGTGGTCTCCATGACAGTCTGCCCGGTCAAAATGTCGATCACCGCACAAGAAGAGATACCACTCCAGTCAATTCCTCGTGAGCCCTCTGAAGTTGCGCGACCAACTGCGATTCGCACAACACCACCACCAGCGTACGAATTGACAATCACGGCGCCTGCCGAAGCGGAGAACGTGGCGCCAACACCGCATATGGCAGTGCTACGGCATTATACCTCTCAGCCTTCTGCGTCACGCTCAGGTCACTGCAAGTGTTGTCTGATCGCGTTGTTCGGTTTTCTCATCATCCCGACTGCTCTTGGCATACGCAAGTGTAAATGCTCATCGGACTGTGGATGCAGGTGCTGACAACGCTGTAGAGTTCGGGTACTGTCAAGGCAATCGGCAATCGTGGATCCGCATCTTTAATGATGGTCCGTCGAGTAACAGGAGCGTAGACGCAACGACGAAGACTCTGAGTTCGTACGTGGCTGTGACGACGACGTGTTATGGTCGTGATTGCTCTATGTCGTTGTAAGGGCAAGAGGTATCAGACTAGAGTTCCTGCGTCACGCGCTGCTTCTCCACAACATCTTCGCAAGCCTCCAGTAGTCATACATGACGACCAGTGGATCTGATGACCACGAAACTGGGCATCAGACTTGAAGCTGAGTAGCTCACCAATATCTCACCTCACATCTTGTCATCTCTCAGACTTCGACCACTCTTTACAATCATCTGACGGTATTCATCATACACAACAACAGCCATGACGTTCCATCTGGCCACAAGCACATCTCACCAAGCAAACTCCGAAAGCAAAGTCCCATCCCCAACCCCAACTTCGTTGAACATGACACAACCCGCCCAGACCACAGCATCCTTCCTCGAACTCCCCGGCGAACTCCGCAACAAGGTCTACAACTTGCACCTCAACGACCTCGCACCCCTCATTGGCGGATCCTGGCTTTCCGTCGAAAATAGCACCTTCCTCATCGCCTCCTCCGACCTCAACCTCTTACTCGCAAGTCGCCAAATAAATACCGAACTCGGCCCCCTCTTCTGGCAGCA includes the following:
- a CDS encoding Tyrocidine synthase 1; the encoded protein is MVSTGLSAELSMSDSTILTGIAPLDTAPLPPSTVSTLSRLFEHRARERPNDVAFSCQTGHSLKRVTYAEADAVAASLAAQLVRLFPNNDASSNSKPVVAIWLEKGLELILSILATTYSGATWLPFDPDVPIDRAVVCILDAGTSVILCDADHLERAHDVEQRVTTSTNAAGKSPLQVRKIMDLLAQTEIAAAPSRPAGPGPRDAAYLIYTSGTTGTPKGIAIPHSAALMFSLSEREVLGTSANDIVWNGFITIAGGGHLAIGTREECRDVGGLPSVWDARGVTLVNAVPTLIGIMGISQIDTDAYLLPTCIRLINLGGEACPPSLVKRLARPGLRIVNTYGPTETTVTATWDELVPDVAVTIGRPLPSYHACILPIPEDGQPLASSVPLELQEGTEGELAIGGPCVGLGYVGRADLTAQKFMDHPLAPNTSQKLYRTGDRVRLQADLKIAFLGRIDTQVKHRGFRIELGEIESRLSSYADVQAAAVILANPNTDTARLEAFVVIRPGAEEDVASIHQLAAQHLPAYMRPEEVYYLEANEMPRLPSGKINAKALHDVSVHKAAEALARRQASSDASTEVDVDIPETCPLRVLMKTLAAVFPQAGHIKVDADFFDDLGGHSLTAAVLVSRLRQAKSEEDFMPFASIGLPDIYEGRTPANIAARYTLPDDDDRSSTVFGSDCQDAGPQTGECWPVSPTKFILCGIAQIIPLLFLFFIASIDILVPYLLADVLIRGRNFGYAILGAYAVFVVLPVVLSILAVVGKWLVLGKAKEGEYPLYGVYYFRWWTAERLVGLANPKLIADSALYPIFLRAIGAKVGKFCHLGAMGVGAAADLLEIGDDVVVGADVWMAVSVVERGRLILKKVVIHNDAKIGSNTVVEGGAVVDEAADIGPLSMVADGMHIPSWQRWHGSPAQFERHLKDDEAALGPKTRPSLPRAMAMATGNFFLAVFIIPLLFLVPQIPGLFLFDAVDFRDISNWGQVAVLAMPIALAYQCLVFIQFIVLRRLFLGKLKEGKYKIYSSWYLRKWFLDRVFDLALGVLHPVFATLYIVPFLRVLGVKIGKRAEISTARGLSFELLEIGDESFVADAVLMGDNDVRGNELKLKKTTLEKRAFAGNVSLIPQGTTLASGTLVGVLSIAPPLDKPLPTNTSCFGSPPVFMPARQRIEGHADHLLFRPSKARIAARLTIEGLRIVLPRALIVFGLGFSLQIAYLGYSGIGAVHTLLMLPLFYMFMFALPALFFTVALKWILIGKYKPVEWPLWSLDVWLSEAVTSTYETITMAMLTNFLVGTPYLAMCFRLFGVKIGKRATLLHPDITEYDCVTIGDEAMVNKSCGAQTHLFEDRIMKIGRVHLGNRACLKPYSICLPGSTVSDDAQLGSLSLVMKSETLPATTAWEGAPVRPRGKRRRSPISSMQSAATTRTFSASTPSSRTSSEKTREKEKP